A window of Magallana gigas chromosome 8, xbMagGiga1.1, whole genome shotgun sequence genomic DNA:
ATGTACTTTCTTTAAccacttgtacatgtaacaagtaCGATtcgtgatttttttctttttttcattgatgaGGAGATATTGAtgtcagaataaaaaaaaaacatttacaagTGTAATTGAGCACTAGTAACCTATGCACAATTATCAAATGCTTtagtatacatgcatgtatttgtaACACTGTTGATACTCTCTGTGTTAGTATGTTGATTCTTTATACACGACAGCGTGGCTGAGGCCGCCAATGCCCTGTACGAGACCGCCAAGAACACCGTCACACAGGTGTCGGCGGAGACCGAGGCCATCTTCTCCAAACTCAGTGTCCTCACCGACCAACTCAGACTACCACAGAACATCCTCCAACTCATTGGTGAGAGGTTCATACTTAAGATAtcaaataaatactagtatgctATTTACATATGTTTACCCAGACACATGCAACATCCCCATTAAACTCATATGTGATAGGTTACATCGATGATGATCCTTTTTTTCTTGGACAAATGGTATATACATGGAGATTGCTCACGTTTTGTGGTATATAGGCTAGAAACATGTAACTCGTAAATTGCATTGTCGCAAACCACGGTCAATATtacgacacccccccccccccccccccccccatttcgtcaAGCTCAAGGTCAAAAGGCAAAAAGGTTAAGGTCAtataggagagagagagagaaagagagagagagagagagagagcgatgCTGACTCAGAACGAGGCTTGAGACGATGCGttaattgttgtttatttcaCAAATATCAAATGAAGAAAACTGTTTACAGTTATAGAATTTACCTTTCCCCCAAATCTTGGATATAACCTTTcacatgattttatttattgacaaGAATCTCTTCGCTTAGCTGACCACCAAACACTACATAATTCATGTATATGAGTCTTTGTAATTGTGAACAAATTctgtatacatgtttttaaaacatttatgagAGGGTTCTGAATCTCTTGGTCGGGCTGTCGAACACACCCTTCACGTGTAAAGGTTTTCATAACCTTATGTCATTACGGAGTTTTCTGTATGTTCAAGTTTAACATTTATCGGAGAGTTTCTTCGGAGTTTTTAGCTGACCACCACAACCTCCAGGATTTCTTGATTAAGGAGGCCAGGGAGGCGTTCAGTCAGACAATCCGCACCCATCATCTGGGATCCTCCAAAGCAGACGAAAAACTGGCTTCCTTCCTCCAGCAGAAAACCAACGCCATTAAGCAGGTGTGATACAGAGCTAGCTATATGTGCTATTTCTTCACGATTCTGAGAAATATATACTTGGTAAACTACTTTAATAGTAGACACAATCTACCATGACACACTGGCGAGGTTATCTAATCAaatgatatgtacatgtgtgAACACCGGGAATTTTGGTGTAATTGTGTTTTGTAAATATTCTCATTCTTTACCtcaatttgggtttttttccaatAACAGGCAGTGACGTCAATTGGAAGTGCCGTGCATGACGTTATTGGTCACTTACAGAATTCCGCCAATTCTTCTCTATCAAAAGGTACATTATAAGAAATATCGTTCTTAAAATTTCTTTGACACAATGTAACTTGACACATGCGTCGAGCTAACGACAGACACTGGTTCCTCTTGTAGAGGCCGTGGAGAATATCCTGCGTTCTGGCATGGAGACGCTTGGATTCGCCATCGTCTTCGCTCAGGAAGAAATCAAAGACGCCATGTCACATTGACACCTGATAAACGTACTAATTACATAATAACAATACAACAAAACTCAGCCTTTTTTATctctgttttctttattttgctcagtggaaaataaaaaaaaatctgctttacgtatgcataataaaaaaaactgcataTTTCCAGCTTTGTCTACATATTAAGTGAAGAATCTTATTCTTATCACAATGGATTTATATATGTCTTCAAATTGTACATCTGTCATCTATATACTAGTATGCTAAACATGCATTCTTAACATAAAGCACGTGTAGTATCTTCACTGACTCgtatatagatatacatgtatacttacaTACTGTAACCGTGTCTGTTTATTATACAATGTAAGTTTATATATATCGTGAGCTGAAATATGGCTATAAATGAAACAATGTATCGATGTCAGCAGTGAGTTACAACAGATACAAAATCAAATTGGGGTCATCATTATTTCTAATCCGTTCAAAAGTGGACTGAAATATAGAGcagtattttaaaacatttgattgTGATTACGTATATATTGTTCAATGTCACGCGATGTCAAGAAAATATATGTACTGATTTACTCCGACCTGAATGTATGAATATAAGCTTTCGTCATGAAATACTTTCCATGATTGTGTATGAAAAAGGTCGtacaatttaaataataaaacatggtTTACACCAACCATTTAATACAcgtatattttgaatatatcaCAGTTGCGCAATATACTTTTTCGACTAGACCAAGTAacatttcatatacatttactGGGAAAATCTCGTCGGTTTCGATGCATGATTAaactatgtaaataaaattactaACACTAATCTAGCCATAAAAACTGAGTGCAAGAcaccagtttaaaaaaaattaaataaatatttaaagaattaaaaaaaaaaagtcattaacTTCTACATCACTTTGTAAAATTGGGAACCGTCGGGGAATCAGGGCGATATATCGTTCCACGTGGAGAATTTAATGGAGTCTCTTCCGGTTCCGACGCTCATCTCTCTGACGTAATGTGTGCCCTCCCACCCCCGCCGAACCTGTCGTCGGAGGGCTGAGTAAGGCATGTGGGTCTTGGGGACGGCGGGGGACGAGATAAACTCCTCCTCCACGTCGTACTCGCTGTGGATCGGGCTCGTCAAATACCGGAAGGACGCCATTGCTGTCTTGGCGCGCCGCATGGTGGCGGCCGGGATGTGGTTGCCGACAGAGTGCCGCAGGGGGAAACGTTTGGCGCTGAACAGGGAATCTGGAAATAATTTGTTAATCTATAGTTTATTTAGACAAGACGCAGTCACGTCAAGCTATTacagttatttatttttaatgaaactcTAAAAACATTAATTGCAATGGTTAGATCTGAAAGGTGCAGAGAAAACTATCTGACCAAATGACAATTTACATGTAAGCCTAGTAtctatttccttttttttattctaactTAATTAACATTACGTCGGCTCCAGCTGGACACTCACCGTCAAAGGCGAACCCTCCCCTGGCCTGATCCTGGTACTGACTGGTCACTACCGAGGGGTCGGGAGTGGCCACACCTATAATTGATGATACAAATAATTAGTCATGGTATATAACCAATATTGAATTTTCGATACTGAGGGGTTTGGACTGGCATCACCTGTCAGTGACCATACTCGTacttattacattttaaaacactGGATATGATGATATGATCAATGAGACGATTAAGCGTGAACGAATAAAGCTGGATgagttttatacatataaaattgtaaacagCGAACGAAACTACTCCTACGTACATTTACCCGCCCCTCTCCGCAGAGCATTGACTCGTTCTATGTACCCTTGCTAAagtgctttgttttgttttgttttgtttcaaatacaTCTGCAATCTCTAAGCAAAGATCAGGAAATGGAATAATGATGGAAAGTAAGACTGCATGGTTAAACTTCAGACAAATATAAGCTACAGATTAAATGTGCATGTTAAAAATACATCTGATATAATATTAAACTCCCAGATATCGATGACAAATTTCTCGTTATGCTGGGAAACAAAGTAGCGTTTCACACCTGCAtaaatacattacatgtattatgtatttaatAATGTGCACTTATTAATCGGCTTACTCAAAGTCTGTCTCAGTTAATTAAATAATCCTAAGACCTTGATTTATCCATTTACTAATAGGGCAATGAACCgatttttaaactgaaatatTAACAAGGATATTAACTCGTTAAATATACACATAAGACTTACTTGTGCTGAACAGTGGTTCCTCTACATAAGATCTGTCCGATACCTTACGATACTTATTGTATAAACTGAAACACAAGTTtactggttaaaaaaaatttataaatggctatatttaatttatttttttcacattgtAAGATGAAAGTTGTCCCACTATTTATCAAAAACGTCGCGCGCGATATTggcaaataattaaaacaaaattgtttgagcaatatatcttcaattttgAATACCGTGATTTAATTTGTATGGTACTTTTTCGGTTCACGttgaaaacaattatatttaaaatacgtttttttttaaactgaccCTTTACTTACCATCTAATTAAGGGGATGAACCGGACGTTGTTGGCCCTGACAAACACGCCGTGATACAGGGGACACTGGAAGTACCTCCTCCCGAGGACCATCCCATCGTTCTCACCAACTACCCGGTAAAAACAGGAAATATTGAAGATGTATGGAACTGAATACATATGGATATAATTAATCAAAAATTTACCACAAAATCTCATTAGAACATTGATATAGATACAATTTAAAGTACAAAAACAGAATATTACAGAgaataaatataatgtaattgaAAACATCTAGAAAGTGAAAATTATTACAGAAAAtctaacaaaaaagaaataaaaaaattcattgaatgtatgaaatatttaaagttaagttACAAGAACATAacccaaacaaaagaaaagaaaatgacgTAGAATCCGAGGGGAGAGAATGTTACACCTGTGGTGACCGTGAGAACCATCGTTACCTGCTCTGTCCAGGGCCACGCCCACCCAGTCTCCCTGCTTGTTGACCACGGAGCCCTTGTACTTGACCACCCCCCGGAAAATCAGGTTGTTGATCTTGACCTCCACCCTCTGTCCCACGTTGATATTCTGAAATAACACCATATTCTCTCTATCCCGCTCGTCTAGATTTCTGGCCGTGTAGGCTTGCTGGAAGTCTGTAAGAACATAACCACCGGACAGTGTTTATGCTGCATGTAGGCATAAATATCGCCAAAAATCAATATaacgttttgttttatttatcccAAAACACAAAGATTTCCATCTCATCTTAATCTTCAACTTAGTTGTGCATTGTTTGGATAtaagtgtttttaaaaatcgtgaAACGTATCTTGGTCACGTGGCATATTATTCTTTAAGAGCATCGAATATTGCAGACACAAAAGTTCGATTGTTCTCAGGGATTTAAACTGACAGACGAGCCGAGAGAGGCTGTAGCGGAGAAAGAAGAACACCCGACGACTAACGACAGATTATATAATCTATGTGTAACTAATTCGATACTGACCTCCTTGTCTTCACCAGGCAGTGATTAGATTTGTCACCTCATCCATTCAATCAACCGCTGGGAGCCGccatgtttgtttacattgtttctAAGATCAGTCAGGGTCAGAAGAGAGTTTTAAAATATGGCACCTCGTTAGGGAAACATATCAATGTTTCTGGAAgaaattctttaatatttatttaaagggCCATGTTTTCAGCTTctgagatatacatgtagctacaatTAAATTCAAGATTTTTTCGATAAGTAAATTTCCACAATTGCCATTTAAGtgcggggaggggggggggggggggggggtgcagtaACTTGAAGAGAGGGTgtccattgtacatgtacacaaactttatacaggtatattttttaaaaaatgcatttttcaatAAAGTCCATTGCATGTGTATTAATTAAGATAAATTTGATTTTGGGTAGTGCATGCAGATGCAGTGCATGCACGGATACAAGCAGGTGCGCGCTTCAGTTTGGATGAATTTAGCTTACTTGACAGTGGAATGCTCTTCAACCTTCACAAGGGTTCAGTTTCTGCAGAAACACGTTTGGTGTATTTTTGTCGCTTTTCTCCCTAAGCACAACTAGCAATAAACTCTCTGTAGTAGTTTTCATTTATAGCATTTTCTAATATCATCagttacatggtttgtagttgacTTCGAGCTCCGCTCTTGCCCCATatggaatttactgaccatgtataaaccatattaggtcaactacaaaccatgtaacGATTATATCTTACCGACTgtcttttttaatgataaaaaaattgaaaataaaaaaacaatggaAATCAAGCTGTTATAGAAATACTAATTTCAATTTGAGTATAAAACCTGACGTCATAATGCTCTAAAATGACGCCATAATGCTCAAAGAAGGTAATGTTTTATACTATGTATGAAATATACATAGTCTCCACGTGACTGTTGTTAGCCAATGATTTTCTGACAATTTAGCAGGAGGTGAGATATACAGTAGCTGTATACGTCAATCTACAAATGTATCATTTTTGTGTGATATGCagaattagaaccattttaacaagagcttggactttgggtagttgtgttaaacagcaatgtgacgcaggcctgtctatttcattgctagccactcagccatggctcattgaaatcaacaagatttatcTAGCTTTTAAGCTAAGATTACGCAATAGTGACATTTTTCACTTGaaacagcgtcatttttaacttgttttgacgcaagaaatagatatctacgtcctactgaaagtccaaggtcttgttaaaatggttctatttatcagcatcaatcaattttattaactcaaaactcttttaaaaaccattactttatttgatttttttttgtattcaccattgtaaaaatgaataatgtttttttctgtaaacaatcaatttttgtaattgAATTTAATTGGAAATTGTGAGTACAAACAATATGAATTGCAAAAAACAGagtaaaaatcaaacaaaatggAATGTTTCGAACTTGCACCATAGAAGATGGA
This region includes:
- the LOC105339280 gene encoding uncharacterized protein, giving the protein MVLFQNINVGQRVEVKINNLIFRGVVKYKGSVVNKQGDWVGVALDRAVGENDGMVLGRRYFQCPLYHGVFVRANNVRFIPLIRCLYNKYRKVSDRSYVEEPLFSTSVATPDPSVVTSQYQDQARGGFAFDDSLFSAKRFPLRHSVGNHIPAATMRRAKTAMASFRYLTSPIHSEYDVEEEFISSPAVPKTHMPYSALRRQVRRGWEGTHYVREMSVGTGRDSIKFSTWNDISP
- the LOC105339281 gene encoding uncharacterized protein; this encodes MLFWTILCLAVLSCQSLGADQTSVVDEFNDALEEGLQSVRVLIQNTESHLPSAVNKAFDYFNRLQDKPNGVAEAANALYETAKNTVTQVSAETEAIFSKLSVLTDQLRLPQNILQLIADHHNLQDFLIKEAREAFSQTIRTHHLGSSKADEKLASFLQQKTNAIKQAVTSIGSAVHDVIGHLQNSANSSLSKEAVENILRSGMETLGFAIVFAQEEIKDAMSH